The nucleotide sequence CTGTCACCTCTGCCCCCCTCTGTGTCTGCAGTATCTCCTGGCCATGGTGCTGGTCTACTTCCGGCGTGCCAACCTGAAGCTCAGCGAGTACACCCACAGCAACTTGTTCTTGGCGCTGTGAGTGCCCAGGGCAGGAGCGGGGGACCCTTGctaggagttgtgggagggggcagggcagatgCTTACTTCTGCTTTCCGCCCCCTGCCTCCGAGGCCAGGTTTCTTGCAAATGACATGGAGGAGGATCTGGAGGACCCTAAATGTGTGATTTTTCTGTGGGCCCTGGGAAAAGATTGGCGTCGTCAGGTGGCAGACTTCCTGCACCAGAGGGATAAGCTGTGGGCCCGGATGGGCTTCCGGGCCATGGTGAGCCGCCAGTGCTGTGAGGAGGTGAGGCCCCGCCGCCATCCTGGGGTGGGGGAACAAGGCCGGACCTCCCACCCCCATTGACTACCCGCTCTCCTCATGCCAGGTCATGGCCAAGGAGCCATCCCATTGGGCCTGGACTCGAGAGCGGCGTCCCCACCACGGTGGAGCTCAGAGGGGCTGCCCAAAGGCCCGGGTGCCCCTGCCTGGAGGCCCCGGCCTCTCGCCTCCTCACTGTTCCCTCTGTGGCTTGCTCCCTGCCCACGGCCTCTGCAGCCACCAGCCCCGCCCCTTGCCTGTCTTATCCAAGTGCCCTTCCCCAAACCCTGAGTGCCATTGCCCTCCCTCCCAAGCTTGTCTCTCAGTGGCCGAAGACCCCTTGGTGGGGGGCTTCCTCATCATCCTGCCCCCCCAACTGCAGCTGGAGCCGGGCACGTACACTCTCCACAGTGAGTTGGGGACAGGAGCGGGGGGTGGGCTTGGGAGCTTGGGAGGCAGATGTGGGGCCCAACAGAATGGGAAGTAGGGGCACAGGGCCTGGGGTCCAGCAGGCCTGGGCGCacgtcccagctctgccacctccTAACCGTGGGCGCTTGGTGGGtttcctctctcagcctctccctgaCCTTTCTCCCCAGTCCTCCCGAAGCCTCCACCGTGCCCTAGGCGCTGATATTTGCAGGGTGAAGAGTAGCCCGCCTGCTTGTCTGCTGACCCAGCCCTACTAGCCGTGggcccccccgccctgccccggcCTTCTGTCTTATTGGCCACAGGCTGGCAGTGCTGCCCAGGCCCCCCAGTCCCCTCCTCCCAACTGTACCCACTCTGACCCTGGCCCCTCTAATAAACTCGTGTGTATAGGACACCGACTGTGCTTAGGCCCTGGCCTGGCTCCTTGACCCAGGGTAGGGGTAGGGAGGGAattggaggaggggggggggggtctgccaGCTCTAGGTATCAGTGATTGAGACTCACGAGCAGAGGCTCTGTAATAACAGTTTTCCTTTGCATGGATGACCGGTcatcctgagcctcagtttcccctctgtaACATCACCTATGCATGATGAACCGTACACACAGCGTAGCTGGGGTTGAATGAGATGAAAATACACGCAGTCCTTACAAGGCCCCGGAACCTATAGGACAAAAGAAAGCTTAAATGGAGAAGTACTCTGTGGTTAGCTCAAACAGGGCTGCAGGGCCTGGTCTGTTTAGGAATGACACTTGGTGACTGCCCTGGGCTGCAGTCACATATAAGGTAATTCTTATAATACATCTACCCCCCATCCGCAAAAGTCAACTTGTTAatgagagagcagagaaggctTTCCAGAGAAGGTGGCGTTTGAACTGGGCCTTGAACAATGTCAAGTTTGCCCATGAAGGGACAGAGATTGGGAGGTAGGATATTCTTGGATAGTCTAGAGTCGAGACGAGCACTTGGTCTCTGATGTCAGACAGCTTAAATCCAAATCCCAGgttcctgtgtgaccttggcatgTTACTTAATTTCCATTGCCTCCTCCGCAAAATGGGTATTACTCTAGGATGGGTGTTGTGTGAGGTTTGAATTGCATCAATCCCAGAGGGTTTCAAGCTGTCTCGGGAACagagctcaggggcgcctgggtgcttcagtccgttaagcggccagactccatcttggctcaggtctcgatccCAGAGtctctcaggattgtgagttcaaacctgagttgggcttcatgctgggccggaagcctactcaaaaaaaaaaaaaaaaaaaaagaggaacagagCTCAGATGGAAGCCCCAGGTGTTACTAGTAGAGGGAATGCCTAGGGAAAGtctggaggggagggtgtgttTGGGGAATGGCTGGAAGTGAAGCTGGAAAAGTCCACATGGTCAAACAGGGGAGTCTGGACACCATTACCTTGCGTGCTCTATGAGTGGCTCCCAAAAAGTGTAGAAGTAAGAAAGCCTGGAGATTGAGCCCATTAGAAGCCAAGACGAGGGctacaaagtatttttaatttgtttttcaaataagtaATATATTCACCTGTACCTTTTAAATTCTTAACCAAGAGTCACCTCCTACCCCTGGCTCCTCTCCCTGGAAGCTATAAAACTTGTCGTTTGTGTCCTTCCACAGAAAGAATATAAACATCCATAACCAAATGTGgtgtaataaaaatatgtatatatatttggtcttagTCCCTGGTTCCCGGTACAGAGTTACTAAAACCCTTACAATGTTCTGAGTCATAGGAGTGACTTCTGTTATTCACGGTGAGCCCCTTTGGGCCACACCTGAATTTGTGTTAATGAGGCAACTCAGGGTGGGGCCCCCACTTAACTTCAGAGTGGGGGCTGGTCATCCGAAAGACCGGTCAAGAGTGGgaagtggaggagaggagaggactgGAGATTGGAACATTTCTGGGTTGATGAACAGAGACTGTTCCccgggggggttgggggtgggggtggggtggcccgcCTAGAAAGGCCAAGGAAGCTCTTTCCCCCTCTCCACCATACCTTGCCCTACAcacctcttccatctggctgcttCAGAGttgtatcctttattttttttaaattttctaatgtttattttagttttgagagagacagacacagcatgagcgggggaggggcagagaaagagggagacagaatccgaagcaggtttccaggctctgagttgtcagcacagagcctgatgcggggctcgaacccacaagctgtgagatcatgacctaagctgaagccggatgcttaactgactgagccacccaggcacccctagagttgTATCCTTTAAACAACTCGTACACAAAGCACTTTGTTGAGGTCTGTGAGTGTTCTACCAAATCAGCAAAGctgaggagggggtggtgggcaCCCCAGATTTGTAGTAAGCCAGACAGGTGTGTGGGTCACCTGGGCATCCCATTTGTGGCTGGCATCTTGTGGGACGGAGCCCTTAGCCTACAGGATCTGTACTAACTGGGAATTTATGTCAGAACTGAACTGAACTGTAAGCACCTAGTTGGTGTTGGGGAGTTGGAGAATTGGTGTGGAAAAGTCACATGTATTTGGTATCTGGGAAGAAACACATTTGATGTGAGAAGCGGTGTCAGAAGAAAGACACCAc is from Neofelis nebulosa isolate mNeoNeb1 chromosome 10, mNeoNeb1.pri, whole genome shotgun sequence and encodes:
- the SPDYC gene encoding speedy protein C isoform X3, translated to MGPRPHFRALHLGSTFIKRWGGGRVAMQALGSRRPAFTPLEGGAALEKPLPGSRSWEANVETELTPGRGHPAPPRPTRPHPHEMSDTQDFATFPVVATQVKLGGWSRQGGGSVSLHPRPHQELQAFLSLLEHSFLQEFLSRDPCFQISDKYLLAMVLVYFRRANLKLSEYTHSNLFLALFLANDMEEDLEDPKCVIFLWALGKDWRRQVADFLHQRDKLWARMGFRAMVSRQCCEEVMAKEPSHWAWTRERRPHHGGAQRGCPKARVPLPGGPGLSPPHCSLCGLLPAHGLCSHQPRPLPVLSKCPSPNPECHCPPSQACLSVAEDPLVGGFLIILPPQLQLEPGTYTLHTSP
- the SPDYC gene encoding speedy protein C isoform X1, with the protein product MGPRPHFRALHLGSTFIKRWGGGRVAMQALGSRRPAFTPLEGGAALEKPLPGSRSWEANVETELTPGRGHPAPPRPTRPHPHEMSDTQDFATFPVVATQVKLGGWSRQGGGSVSLHPRPHQELQAFLSLLEHSFLQEFLSRDPCFQISDKYLLAMVLVYFRRANLKLSEYTHSNLFLALFLANDMEEDLEDPKCVIFLWALGKDWRRQVADFLHQRDKLWARMGFRAMVSRQCCEEVMAKEPSHWAWTRERRPHHGGAQRGCPKARVPLPGGPGLSPPHCSLCGLLPAHGLCSHQPRPLPVLSKCPSPNPECHCPPSQACLSVAEDPLVGGFLIILPPQLQLEPGTYTLHNGTSGQWLPNLYF
- the SPDYC gene encoding speedy protein C isoform X2, whose translation is MGPRPHFRALHLGSTFIKRWGGGRVAMQALGSRRPAFTPLEGGAALEKPLPGSRSWEANVETELTPGRGHPAPPRPTRPHPHEMSDTQDFATFPVVATQVKLGGWSRQGGGSVSLHPRPHQELQAFLSLLEHSFLQEFLSRDPCFQISDKYLLAMVLVYFRRANLKLSEYTHSNLFLALFLANDMEEDLEDPKCVIFLWALGKDWRRQVADFLHQRDKLWARMGFRAMVSRQCCEEVMAKEPSHWAWTRERRPHHGGAQRGCPKARVPLPGGPGLSPPHCSLCGLLPAHGLCSHQPRPLPVLSKCPSPNPECHCPPSQACLSVAEDPLVGGFLIILPPQLQLEPGTYTLHILPKPPPCPRR